Within Acanthochromis polyacanthus isolate Apoly-LR-REF ecotype Palm Island chromosome 3, KAUST_Apoly_ChrSc, whole genome shotgun sequence, the genomic segment aatcaaccagagaATCTAACAGCTAATCTCAAAAATATAACCACTTTAGATAAATGTAATCTCAGCAATACTTTATTACACAACTAGAATGTCACATGCTGCTATGATATCAGTCACAATTATGAAAACttattcagaatcagaatcagaatcactttattcatccccaaagggaaattcagtattCAAAGTATTGCTAACAAACTTTCATAAATCTAAAGGTTCTCGAGAGGCTTGATCAGTATTTGTGTGTGACATGTAAGTGGTTCTTTGAATCGGaagaattttgtttttgctttgtagTTGTGATTACAGTGTCTTTGCAATTATTCTGCTAAAGTTCTTAGAGATCAAACCAGTAACAATTCTGTTATGGCAGCTAGTGAGTGGAGAAGACAAGTAAAGAACCCATATAATGGTATTTCTCTTTAGTCCAGTGTCAGTGTAAGTGAAGGTTTGTTGATTTCATTAAGAGGCCGTAGTGTTTGTGCACTTGTGAGAGCAGTTGCTCTGGTTGATGGCATTTTTGGCTTCCACCTTAACACAGCATCTAGTCCAGGGTTTGAGGCCAGTCTCTCTGTGAGAGGTACCTTCCACACTTCTCACTACAGGTGTCGGGCTGCTCCGCTCCTCTCTTGGCTTCTCATTAATAGCGAGTGTGTACTCGGTTGTGCCTTTCATTGCCTTCTATTTCACATACAAGGAAACTCCTTTAGCTGTTACTGTCAGTTCTTCTGGCATTTCAAGATctaacagagagagagatgagagacaaacagttctctttttttttttttttttttttttttttctctttatttaataATCTTATACAATTTAACATAAACTAAAACCGAatcacccacccacccatccacccattcccaacacacacaagcacaccacattcactcaacACACCACTTTCTCAAGCAATATTCCCCCTACAatcaacacttaaaaaaaaacgtatATACATATATCAATTCATACACATCATGCATAAACATGACTATATAAGTGtccataaaaattaaaaaaaaaaaaaaaaaaaaaaaaaaaagagaaagaacacTTACATGCCATGTAAATTGGCCAGGCAAATACTCCATTTCTTATTATGATCCGGTAATCTATTGTTATTAATTGCAAtaattttttctaaattacaaTGATAAAGAatcctgtttttaaaatgttttagacATAACTCAGACGTATTtcttgctttataaataaatattttacccAAGAGTAAAACAATATTTACCAAAAGCATACAGTTTTCCTCAAAAACACCAAGCATAATATTCATCGGTGTGAGATCCAAACTAATACTCATAGTCTTTAACCAAACCTGAACAGACAACCAGAATCTAACAACACAtggacaataataaaataaatgcataagatcctcctcttcctcctcacaaAACCTACAGCTGGGATTACTTACAATCTTCCAATGACACAATGCTTTCTTAGTTGCAATTAtcttataaaatattttaatctgaaaaatTCGAGAATAAGAATCTATTGTGGTACTGTATATTGTTTTAAAGTAATTCCTCCAAAAAATTTGGGTATTAAACTCATCTTCCCAAAACAAGCAGGGTCTGTGAGGAAAAGCAGAGGCACCCATGATATTCAAGTTCCATTTATATACCATCTTATTTATCTTATGTAATGATAGCCATTTATGGCATCTAATCAGTGGAAGACAAACCATTTGCTTGAGACAAACAGTTGATTCATAAGACGTATTAAACCACCTTCAAGTTGTGGAACTCACTACCAAAatctatatttattttcttctaaacGGGCAAAGATTTGAGTGGTCAGTAGATCTCTTCTTCTGCGAGCTTTCATTGGACCTGAGAAAGATGACACAACTTCacattaaacattttcagaaactgAACTTGACTGGATGCATTCTGCAGTAGTGGAACGTAACATTTAATCAAGTACTGTACTTAAGTACACATGGGAGGCCCTTGACTGCACATTCTTGTTCTGTGTCTGGCCCGTTATATTTCCGTTGGGGTTGCTCTCCCCTACATTATTGCTCGCTGTCACTTCAGTGGCATTAGAACTGAAGTCAGAGACATCACAGGAGAGATCAGTGGTGTTGCAAAGCATCCCACGGAGTCTGTCCACTACAGAGGTGACCGTGTACCATGTGGCAAACACTGACGCATCCCAGGACAGCATAGCAGACTGTCTGTCACCAGTGTATCTTAATTTTCTGTGGAGGGCAGTGAGGGATGTTATATTCAAAACATTTATTATGAGACAAAAATCTGTTCAGCTCATTTTTAGACAGCATGTTATTAAAGATTTTCCAATAAGCATTTGTAAATAGTGTTAAAATACTTGATACATGTTTATAACATACTATATATgtggattttaaaatgttaaataagtgAATACTGTTTGTCAACAATTATAACTTCTCATATTCAGATATTGTATATTAAAACTATGTTTTGCTATATTATTATTCAGACTGCTGTATAAACAGATCACTTATTTATTACCGGACACAACAAGGAACACTTATATGTGCTTACATGTTACTGTAAattgaaacacacaaaccttAGTCTGCAGTCCAAATTCTCATTACTGACCAGTGCATGGAAACACAGTGTGTTCATCTCTAATGTGTGTAATGTATAAATCCTGACTTTTCCTTTAGTGCCACCAACTGATcaacatttattattttctaaacTAAATGATAGACTATTTACCTTTGAACAGGTCAAACATTTGGTAAACCACAAGCTGATGTCATGAAAGCTCTTCTTAGCAACAGTCAAAAATAACAATGTTCAGTGTGTCATCCACCTTGACAATTAGCTGCATTGCATAACTGAATAAGTGGCGTGTTTGCTGGATAGTTTGCCTCAAAGAATAACAAATTGTTATAAAATGGTTGATTATTCTTCTGTCAGTCAACTTTGTGATTAATCTGCTTATTGTGTCAGCTGTAATATTTGGTGCTGAGGCATTTTGTGAAGGTGGGGAAAACTGTATTCATTATGTCTGCTGAACATCAGGGCCAGTTTCATGAGATTTGAAACATCTGAGGTGTGACTTGCAAATTTTCAAGTGTCACTCATTTATGAAGCAGTGTGTTGGCAACACTTGTGTTTTGGTAGTGCTCCAAAATGACTTTCATCTCATTGGCTTTTTATTTAAAGCATGAACATCACagagagggctgcacagtggagtagtggttagcactttcgccttgcagtgagaagatcTCGGTTCAattcctggggtgggcctgggatctttctgcatggagtttgcatgttctccctgtgcatgtgtgggttttctccgggtagtctggcttcctcccacagtccaaaaatatgctgaggttaattgattactctaaatcaATTCATTCAatgcctgtaggtgtgagtgtgattgtctgtatatgtagccctgtgacagactggtgacctgtccagggtgtcccctgccttcgcctgagtcagctgggataggctccagcacccccctgcgaccctagtgaggatgaagcggtgtatagagaatggatggatggacatcaCAGAGATGATGGGGACTAATATATACACTCAAAAAagtataaacacaacacttttggttttgctcccatttttaatgagatgaactcaaatatctcaaactttttccacatacacaatatcacaatttctctcaagtattgttcacaaatctgtctaaatctgtgttagtgagcacttctccgttgctgagataatccatcccagctcacaggtgtgccatatcaagatgctgattagacaccatgattagtgcacagctgtgccttagactgcccacaataaatagtaattttcttgtttgcattatttaattttgtcttattgttttttgtgtgctATATGGTGACTCTGCTCCTATTTTAAACAcacttatttttgtattttctgagcTGCTGTAATGTATGAATTTCCTGCTGCAGGGTCCATAAAGACAGAAGCTGCTGATCCTCCTGTTGGTCAGTTGGTGGCGCTGATAGAGCAAAGAAGGTTTATTATTAAGCAGCAGAAAAttcacagaagaagaggaggccCGCCTCTGTCTTCTATCACGTCCTCAGTGGAGACTTAAACCTCCGTCAATCCAGCAGCGGTATCATTCAGCAGAAACCTGCACAACAGCGAGGATGTCtggaagaggcaaaggaggaaaAGGACTCGGTAAAGGAGGCGCTAAGCGGCACCGTAAAGTCCTCCGTGATAACATTCAGGGAATCACCAAGCCCGCTATCCGCCGTCTGGCTCGCCGTGGTGGAGTCAAGCGTATCTCTGGTCTGATCTATGAGGAGACCCGCGGTGTGTTGAAGGTGTTCCTGGAGAACGTCATCCGTGATGCCGTCACCTACACCGAGCACGCCAAGAGGAAGACGGTGACCGCCATGGATGTGGTGTACGCTCTGAAGAGACAGGGCCGCACTCTGTACGGCTTCGGAGGTTAAAGTCAGCGTTCATGCAGCAAAACAAAGGTCCTTTTCAGGACCACACATCTCCTCTACAGAGCAGAGTTCTGTTGGTCCTTAAGAACTCCATATTGGTGGTAGCCAAGATAAACTTAATATTAAGCATGCATCTAAAATGTTTAATATATCGAAGTGGGTATCATGTGATGGCTAAGTCAATTACAGTAACTCTGAGCTCTTTGTTTATTGTTGGTTTACTTTTGTGTAGTTCCCTCTAGTCTGGACTGTGGAATCAAAGTATATCGCATTTCAATTACAGCTAACATGCTCCAAAATAACACTTCACATTAGTTTTCATTAAGTCTGCTTACTGTATGAGCTTTGATCACGAATAGTTTTCTTGATTACAGGATGTTTAATGTGGCATTACTAGTAAAATTTCAGTATGACAGTTGCACTTATTgagttttttatattttggttAAAGCTCTGAATCGTCTGTCATCTGACTTGCTTTTATCTCGTGGACCCTCTACAgtcttctgttttttaattaaactttgAAGAAAAACCTGCAGTGAGGCAGCATTTTGTTCTTCCATCTGTGGAACAGGAGAAGAACGGAGGGCAGCAGAGTTTATATTTTAAAGCAAACTCGAGAATCTGCTTTGTTAATCAgacttttgatttgatttgtttccCAAACAAGCCCTGCTGATCAGGATGAATAGGAAATCAGTtcaacaggaaaataaaaagaaaattcagtATCAATAATTCCATACAAAATCTATGGAataaaatatgtggaaaaacCGTAATGTAACTAAAAGAGTTTCTAATTCATGCATTTAAACATACAAAGGGTACcatatattacattttattgtaaTGTATACACATTTTGAAAGATTTGCGTCAGATTTGGATCTGAATAACGGATATTAGGacaataaagattttaaaaccTAGGAGAGCAAACGTATCGTCAGTTGAAACAGTTAATTAAGCGTTAAAGTTTTGGTGCTTCGATAATCCAACATTTAGTTCAGATAGAGTCTTTCCTAACGAATCATCCAGACACCAGCAGCCGATCCGAGCACCGGCAGCGTCCGTGTGTTTATGGGCGGCCGAAACTCTCCGCTTCCAGGCCAACAAAACAGCGCAGCGTCGCCGTTTTACTTCCACTGTGTCCTAACATGTCTCTGCTAACCGTAACACCAATGTTCCACCGGAGAGGAGAACCTTTTGGTCGTTTTAGGAGCACAAATGTACAGAAAAGTGTCGGCGAGCCGCACTCGGTCACCGTGTGTCCGACAGCTCGGAAGCCTCCTGGAAGCGAGAGACAAAGAGCTGGAAGCCGAACATGAGCCGAGTGTGGAGGGACACGCGTGTCGTCATCGTGGTAGCGACCGCGGAGTGTGAAAAGGTTgattttgtgcgtttttgtATCTAAAACGtgtcagagaaaacacaaatgtcGCCGCATTTTTGAGGCGGCGGGAGTCCAGCGCGGTGTGTTGCCTCTTTACGGTTCTCATGGTATTTATAAGTCCCGCCTCCTGCGTTCAGCTCGGACACttggagacaaagagagacgCAGAAACATGGTAGAAGAAGTTCCAGCAGCTGCACCGGCTAAGGCCCCGGCCAAAGCCCCGAAGAAGAAGGCTGCCAGGCCCAAGAAGGATGGACCCAGCCTCCCGAAGCTCATCGTCGCCGCTGTGGCCGAGTCTAAGGAGCGGAAGGGGATCTCACTGGCTGCGATCAAGAAGGTGCTGGGGGCCGAAAAAGTCGATGTGACCAAGGCAAACAAACGCATCAACACCGCTATCACCAAGCTGGTGACTAAGGGGGTTCTGAGCCAGACTAAGGGCACTGGAGCCTCCGGTTCCTTCAAGCTTGCCAAGAAGGAGCCCAAAGTCTCCAAACCGGTCAAGAAAGTGGTTAAGAAGAAGGCTCCCGCCAAAGCCAAGAAACCAGCCGCAGCTAAAGTCAAAAAACCCGCCACGGCCAAGAAGGCAGCAGCTAAGAAGACATCGGTCAAGAAATCCCCGAAGAAGGCAGCGGCCAAGAAAGCCGTCAAGAAGACACCGAAGAAGAGTCCCAAGAAGCCCGCCGTTAAGAAGCCCAAAGCTGCAGCCAAGAAGCCCGCAGCAAAGAAAAGTGCAGTCAAGAAGCCCAAAGCGAAGAAAGCTGTCAAGAAGTGAAGCTGCTTCACCTCCACTCATTCATCACCAAAGGCTCTTTTCAGAGCCACCACAGCCTCCACTAAAAGCTGCTGCCTTACTCATCACTGCATCAACACTCTCACAATACTACTCCAATCATTACAACATTCATGGATCAATCTTCGTTTACAGAAAACTAGCacatttttggatcattttaatgatattaagGCTTTCTGCTTGCTCTCTTCTCATCCAGgttttgtcttgtcatttttgcaccattGATTATGAAGTCATTCAAGCTTAATCACAAaattgcacttctttctaactAACCCATGTGATGTTTTCAGTTTCACAGGTTGAAAAGTGACCTTTAGAACACTGCAGTGAAATACAGTGACAATCCAAATCATTTCTGACAGTAATCAGACCAACAAGTTACTACTCAGGGAAAACTCTTTTACacatatttctacatttcttccttctgtctatatataaataataagaGCTGGAGTGTAATTCAGAACTAAaagatgtaatattttaaaatcattttactaTTACTTCTCTGTAACACtatatattttacaatatttattatttgattttcCTGACAGCTGTTTatacaaaaagcaaaataactTGATtacaatatttctgttttgtttctattttaaattgaaTATAATTTGTAATCTCATTATTCTGCTCTGTTAAGTACTTATGTCTTTGATAATAATATTCACCATTTTAAAGGAGGACTGAGCTTTATCTGAGGTTTTTCACATGTATGTGCTCATTTATTATGAGTTTGATTTTAGTTTATGAAATGTGTCCTATCATTTtgagaactttaaaaaaagaacaataaaatgtgaagtatatatttaaagaaaaatgtaaattagcAGAATTAAATTAGACAACGCACATGTTTTCAATACCTCTGTCATACTGTAAACATGCACTAATATAAGctgaaatcaaatgaaaaatcaaTGTAAATgtgattcagattcagattcacaaactttatttgtccccagggagcaattaaaaatgcatgtagAGCAGTCAGTGCAAAAATTACATAATAAGAAGTAGGGGATAAATATGTGTACAAATCTAGACCAAGTAATAAtcagaataaaaattaaaaagagagaaataagagaaaacacagcttAATAACATACTGGTGTAAATATGGCATACATAGTgtaaatatgaatgaaagtaGGTGCAATATGCCAATGAGGTACATACAATAATATATCATGGGAGATATAAATTGAGGAGTGCAAAATGGCAAAGTTAAGAGAGGTCCGTGTGGTTGGGAGGgagtgatggtgatggtggttgGGGTGGAGGGGGGTTGTGAGGTGGAGATTATGCCCTTTGATTCTGATTTTTGCAGTTTGGGccactgttttctgtctttatgcaGTTATTGTAGGCTGTTAAAGATGAGGAAAGGAAGAAGACAGGAAAGGATACGTGTATGCAGGTTTAATTTGAGATGAAGCACAGTAGGGTAACTAACAATTACATCTAAAACTGCAATATAATGCCTGGGGACTCCTACACTTCAAAATACTCCCTCCAGACAGCTGCAGTTGCATCCATACAAGTGCATTCAAGTAAGTATATCGAGTATAATGTGCCTTTATCTAATCTGTACTCAGAAATCTAAAGTACTACGTTGGAACTGTCGGAGGTCTCCAGCTTTCCGTGtcgtctccatggaaaccagacTGAGCAAACCAGCTGAGCAGATCAGCCAATTACAGACCGGGGACTGCGCAGTCGTATTTCCTTGCGGCCTGTATAAGAAGAGCCGCTCTCTGCTCTCAGCCTCATTCGTTACTACGGCGACGGAGAAAGATGCCAGAACCGGCGAAGTCTGCCCCGAAGAAGGGCTCTAAGAAAGCGGTGACCAAGAGCACCGGAAAGGGCggcaagaagaggaagaggaccAGGAAGGAGAGCTACGCTATCTACGTGTACAAGGTGTTGAAGCAGGTCCATCCCGACACCGGTATCTCGTCCAAAGCCATGGGCATCATGAACTCCTTCGTCAGCGACATCTTCGAGCGTATCGCCGGTGAGGCCTCCCGCCTGGCTCACTACAACAAGCGCTCCACCATCACCTCCAGGGAGATCCAGACGGccgtcaggctgctgctgcccgGTGAGCTGGCCAAGCACGCCGTGTCTGAGGGTACCAAGGCCGTCACCAAGTACACCAGCTCCAAGTAAACAAATTGATTATCTACAACACAACGGCTCTTTTAAGAGCCACACACCATATTGGCGGAGCTTTAGATCCACTTCGAGCTGTGTCAGAACTGTGATCTATAGGACCAAATGCTAAGTAGTTTCATATTCTCTTAAAGATGACGTTAATCTAAATACACTTTGTGTTAAGCTGACTGCTTTcgttattgtattttcatggatCATTAACAGAAGATTTACAACTCAAAGTTGTCACTGATTTAGCAAAAACAGTGCCTGTGATTCTGTCATTGAAATACATTTGATTCAACAACGAACTGTTGCTGGACTACTCAGAATATTTAAGTGTAAAATAATGGCTCTCATAaacaatacagattctcagctgagggaaaATGCTATATCTCCAAGCAAATAATCACGATCATCCACGACACAATGGCTCCTATAAGAGCCACACATTTGATCTGCAGAGCTGTAGATCCAATTTCAACTGTATGATATGTAGCATCGAATTCAGaattattcttttctttttcttttttttttgtgacaaaaagcaCTTTAGGGAagactaaacaaaaaataagcagGCGGATAATTTGGTATTTCACTAAACACCACATTAAAACTCAACAGAACATTATATATTCAAATTTCAacgtcagtgttttttttcccaaaaccACTCTCCTGAGTACTTAAAATACATAGATTCACTTCTTTTGATCTTTCTTTCTCATTCcctgtttttattcatcttaTCTGAGACAAGAAGCTATCCATAGTGTTGAAAGTTCTATAAGACAATGAGAAATGAAATTTTTGAACTAGTCCaattatattttgattttataaAGTGTCAAATAAAAGCAGAGACGAGTGCAAATAAGAATTTACTAAGCATagccgccgctgctgctgaggaggagtTTATTCGAAACGTCACATTCAGTTCATCCAATACACGCCCTGATGTCCCACGCGCCACACCGTTCTGGACCAATCACAGCTGCCGTTGCTCCGCCGCTCTCCATATAAGCTCGCTGTTGCCGCACGGTCCTCGcttgtattttactgttagaACAGTGAAGACAGAGAAGACACAATGGCAAGAACCAAGCAGACAGCCCGCAAATCTACTGGAGGAAAAGCCCCAAGGAAGCAGTTGGCCACCAAGGCTGCCCGTAAGAGCGCCCCGGCCACCGGCGGCGTCAAGAAGCCTCACCGTTACAGGCCCGGTACTGTGGCTCTGAGAGAGATCCGTCGCTACCAGAAATCCACGGAGCTGCTCATCCGCAAGCTGCCCTTCCAGCGCCTGGTCAGAGAGATCGCTCAGGACTTCAAGACCGATCTGCGCTTCCAGAGCTCCGCTGTCATGGCTCTGCAGGAGGCCAGCGAGGCTTACCTGGTCGGCCTCTTCGAGGACACCAACCTGTGCGCCATCCACGCCAAGAGGGTCACCATCATGCCCAAAGACATACAGCTGGCCCGCCGCATCCGTGGAGAGAGAGCTTAGACCAACCACATCCACTTTTCATCCAGCACAACGGCTCTTTTAAGAGCCACACATACTCACTTTGAGAGCTCAACCACATAATGGTGTAATGCAATGGAAAAACatgaagtaatttttttttctttgcactcTTAAATCTTTTGACTTTTATCTGCACATATTTAGGTTAAAAGAATGGGAAAACTAAAGTTTGATTGGCCTAAAGTATGTTGTCAAACACATTAAATCAGGCTGAGCTTAAGCATCTGTCAGTATTTCAAAACTATGTAACCAAAAAACTTGATGTATGCTTAATTAATGAGCATCTGCACTGTTGTAAGAAATCTAAATCgtattaattacagaaaatacagtgTTTAAATAACATAAATCTACAATATTTGGTGTAGAAGTATATAAAGTATAGAAACTATAGAAGTTAATGTATAGTTTGAAATGTTCAGTTAAACTGTGAGGAGAGGCAATTTGAAATCTGTGCAAAGTACTGATTTTTGatttgtcacaaatacatttttatgtttaataaagTAACAGGAGAAATAATGACCTCGTTCCTGATCACTGGACTCTCCACTCTCaatcagaaatgacaaataCTCACACGTCACAGTGGAATTACTATCAGTCTAATGACCTTTATCTGTAATGACTCCACATAGTCAGATTCTACCGATAGATGTTTAATGGTTTTATACATGTTCATTCAGGAGCTCAAAacaactgcttttatttttgtcttgatttattactgctgctctgctgctgtgtttgtaaAACATATCCTCTTGTCATTATATTTAATGCAAGTCATCAAGATGATAAACTTGCAAATCTATAAATGTTTCAACTTCCTTTTTGACCAAATAAATAAGTCAATTAGAATAATACATGCTTCCACACTTTGCATGTGGGATTTAACTTTAAATGTAACTATTAATCTGCTACATATATATGTGGGTGTCATAATTTCATAGACAAAAGTATTCCTTTCTATTTCCAGACACAATTATATTTGATGTAAACTCAGAACACGTTTCACTGAAATGCAGTAGAACTATGCATTAGTGACGTGTCAACAGCTCTCCTCTGATTGGACGATCACACTTCACTCATTCTGACCAATCAGCGAGCAGCGGTGTTCCTATATAAAGCTGCGGTTCGTCCCGTTGACGTTATACCAGTTTCTGCTGTCAGTAAGAAGCTTTTGAACTCAGACATGTCTGGACGTGGAAAGACCGGCGGCAAAACCAGAGCCAAGGCAAAGACCCGCTCCTCCCGGGCAGGACTCCAGTTCCCGGTCGGTCGTGTCCACAGGCTGCTGAGGAAGGGCAACTATGCGGAGCGTGTGGGTGCCGGCGCTCCCGTCTACCTGGCGGCTGTGCTGGAGTATCTGACCGCTGAGATCCTGGAGCTGGCTGGAAACGCTGCCCGCGACAACAAGAAAACCCGTATCATCCCCCGTCACCTGCAGCTGGCTGTCCGCAACGACGAGGAGCTCAACAAGCTGCTGGGTGGAGTCACCATCGCTCAGGGAGGCGTGCTGCCCAACATCCAGGCTGTGCTGCTGCCCAAGAAGACCGAGAAGCCCGCTAAGTCCAAGTAAAGCTGGTGCTCTGCTTGTCAACACAAAGGCTCTTTTCAGAGCCAAACACTTTCCTCTGGTAAATGGCAAACATCCTCATGTATCTTAAAGCACTTCAATAGTCATTACAACATTCACATAGTCACCTGTCATTTTATTGTTACTGGAACAATTACAAATTGTTGTCAGTTCCGCTACAATTTAAAACATGAACGAataacaaaatactaaactaggaTGTAATAGTACCTCTAGAGATGGGATTTATGGCTCTTTGAGGGGAGCTGGATCTTGGTGAGCCGTTCCTTTCAAAGAGCCGTTCAAAAAACtggctcatttttatatttattaaattttaaaaagccagtCTGGCCTTAACTCATTTAATCTTGGAAATAATCACTGGGAGGAATGAATTTAGATATCCCACCAATATGAGTTTgaattattctgaaatattgATTATAACCTTATTTGACATGTGTGGATTAGATTTTAAAGTCTGCCACTTTTACTGTTGAATGTTGAGTTTTCAGGTgtctgtgcaaattatttgtggAGCCTgacttagaaatattttttgacaaatactgcatttacccttACTGTCTGCCACGAGAGAAAAGTGCATCCAAACGCTGCTTCGTTTCCTTAACTGGCTCATTTTGTCAACGACGACGGACTGACTCccccatgggcgtaaccaccatctcagaagtgagggggacaaatttttcagagcgatttatcattctcttacatttaattgcaccatccttagtggctaaagaaccacataatccctaacagccacagtacaataccaggggaccaactaggctagttctttaaactataaagtataaaactttaaactataaaatctaaagttttagtggccaaactctagttgagttgacaacaatgtcccttgaacatctactggacgagtagccaaaggtgccaaacactgaagatgaaatg encodes:
- the LOC110945732 gene encoding histone H4; translated protein: MSGRGKGGKGLGKGGAKRHRKVLRDNIQGITKPAIRRLARRGGVKRISGLIYEETRGVLKVFLENVIRDAVTYTEHAKRKTVTAMDVVYALKRQGRTLYGFGG
- the LOC110947161 gene encoding histone H1-like, which translates into the protein MVEEVPAAAPAKAPAKAPKKKAARPKKDGPSLPKLIVAAVAESKERKGISLAAIKKVLGAEKVDVTKANKRINTAITKLVTKGVLSQTKGTGASGSFKLAKKEPKVSKPVKKVVKKKAPAKAKKPAAAKVKKPATAKKAAAKKTSVKKSPKKAAAKKAVKKTPKKSPKKPAVKKPKAAAKKPAAKKSAVKKPKAKKAVKK
- the LOC127533378 gene encoding histone H2B 1/2-like — its product is MPEPAKSAPKKGSKKAVTKSTGKGGKKRKRTRKESYAIYVYKVLKQVHPDTGISSKAMGIMNSFVSDIFERIAGEASRLAHYNKRSTITSREIQTAVRLLLPGELAKHAVSEGTKAVTKYTSSK
- the LOC127533375 gene encoding histone H3, which encodes MARTKQTARKSTGGKAPRKQLATKAARKSAPATGGVKKPHRYRPGTVALREIRRYQKSTELLIRKLPFQRLVREIAQDFKTDLRFQSSAVMALQEASEAYLVGLFEDTNLCAIHAKRVTIMPKDIQLARRIRGERA
- the LOC110972138 gene encoding histone H2A-like — translated: MSGRGKTGGKTRAKAKTRSSRAGLQFPVGRVHRLLRKGNYAERVGAGAPVYLAAVLEYLTAEILELAGNAARDNKKTRIIPRHLQLAVRNDEELNKLLGGVTIAQGGVLPNIQAVLLPKKTEKPAKSK